The Flavobacteriales bacterium genome includes the window ATTCAAAGCAAATGTCCAAATAATCTAGTTTCCCACCGTTATACATTAATATGCTATGGATTAAAGCACGCAGAACCTCCTGATACTTTAACTTCTGAAGATAAACCGAAAATTAAAACATTCGTCTGTTCTTCAGCCAGTCAATAATACTCTCTTAACAATAATGTCTGGATTAATAGTGCCAGTAGAAAGCAAAGAGGGTCTTTTGATGACTTGACCAAGGCTATCGCACACATTAAATCTATATTTTTTAAGCGTTTGATGACTTATGATTACAATGCTATCGCTACTTTTTAATCAGAAAGAATTCTCCGAGGCTCTGCCTCGGGGTCTAGCGGAAAAGTTTGAAAAACGGCAGGTTTTCAAGTTGGAATTTAAGTTTTGATATGTGAGTGAACATATATTAAAAGTCATAATAAAACGCTTCTGCTTTATCATTTTGTTTTCCCGTTGAAATATAGGCGAAAAGCAATAAGTAAGCCTGTGGGAGAAAGTTTGAAAGAGATTTGTATAGAAATCAGCTATCGTTATGAATTACAATTCATTGAAATTGGATATGAAAGTGACCATGTTCATTTCTTGATTCAGAGTATTCCATCATATTCAGTTTCAAAAATTGTAACATTATTGAAAAGTATTACGGCAAAACAATTGTTTTTACGTCATCCTGATCTTAAAGTAAAGCTTTTGGGTGGATTTTTTTGGACAGGTGGTTTTTACGCTAATACGGTTGGTCAATCTTCAAATGAAGAAGTGA containing:
- the tnpA gene encoding IS200/IS605 family transposase translates to MKSHNKTLLLYHFVFPLKYRRKAISKPVGESLKEICIEISYRYELQFIEIGYESDHVHFLIQSIPSYSVSKIVTLLKSITAKQLFLRHPDLKVKLLGGFFWTGGFYANTVGQSSNEEVIRAYVKNQGMEKEYHNLHKEQLNLF